In Drosophila yakuba strain Tai18E2 chromosome X, Prin_Dyak_Tai18E2_2.1, whole genome shotgun sequence, a single genomic region encodes these proteins:
- the LOC6525942 gene encoding transcription factor btd isoform X1 has protein sequence MIDAACNYLNPYAHQQHQAQQQQQQQQQQQHAQQQQHHLHMQQAQHHLHLSHQQAQQQHMQHLTQQQQQQQQQQQQQQQQQQQQQQQQPQQQQHDFLSAAALLSAPPSLSGSSSGSSSGSSPLYGKPPMKLELPYPQASSTGTASPNSSIQSAPSSASVSPSIFPSPAQSFASISASPSTPTTTLAPPTAAGAGALAGSPTSSSPSSSAASAAAAAAAAAAAAADLGAAAVASAAYGWNTAYSGLGPPRSQFPYAQYASDYYGNAVGMSSSAAWFSHQERLYQPWSSQSYPGFNFDDIAFQTQLQRRSVRCTCPNCTNEMSGLPPIVGPDERGRKQHICHIPGCERLYGKASHLKTHLRWHTGERPFLCLTCGKRFSRSDELQRHGRTHTNYRPYACPICSKKFSRSDHLSKHKKTHFKDKKSKKALAAEAKEQAAAAIKLEKKEKKTGKPLTPPVEFKQEQPDTTPLVNYAPYANLYQHATSAGSTSVNPPPPPPPLFQQQMMTTTTTAAAEQPWSSSSSGSGSSRAIQPATTSASSSTSSSASSPAAAVVSAIGTASSPAASATALAQHHYAALAMQSESQLAAEYGLTMSGLASGASQDSSSSCHMKTEYAASYPADFGAGTASYGYPHPHSHPHHHHNAWAAAYHPHATA, from the exons ATGATCGATGCGGCGTGCAATTATTTGAATCCCTATGCGCATCAACAGCAtcaggcgcagcagcagcaacagcaacagcagcagcagcaacacgcgcaacagcagcaacatcatctgCACATGCAGCAGGCGCAACATCATTTGCACTTGTCGCATCAGCaggcgcaacagcagcacatGCAACACTTgacccagcagcaacagcaacagcaacaacagcagcagcagcaacaacagcaacagcagcaacaacagcaacaacagccgcaacagcagcaacatgacTTCCTCAGCGCCGCCGCCCTGCTGTCCGCCCCCCCATCCCTCTCCGGCTCGAGTTCCGGCTCCAGTTCGGGCAGCTCTCCGCTGTACGGAAAGCCGCCAATGAAGCTGGAACTGCCGTATCCACAAGCCTCCTCCACGGGCACCGCATCGCCCAACTCCAGCATCCAATCGGCGCCATCATCGGCCTCCGTATCGCCCAGCATCTTCCCATCGCCCGCCCAGTCATTCGCCTCCATTTCGGCCAGTCCATccacgcccaccaccacccTGGCGCCACCCACAGCGGCGGGTGCGGGTGCCCTAGCGGGATCACCCACATCCTCGTCCCCATCCTCGTCAgcggcatcagcagcagcggcggccgcagcagcggcagctgcagcagcggaCCTTGGGGCAGCGGCGGTCGCCAGTGCCGCCTACGGCTGGAATACCGCCTACTCCGGATTGGGGCCACCAAG AAGTCAGTTCCCATATGCACAGTACGCCTCCGATTACTATGGCAATGCGGTGGGCATGTCCTCCTCGGCCGCATGGTTCTCGCACCAGGAGCGCCTCTATCAGCCATGGAGTTCACAGAGTTATCCGGGCTTCAATTTCGATGACATCGCCTTCCAAACGCAATTGCAACGCCGCTCCGTACGCTGCACGTGCCCCAATTGCACCAACGAGATGAGCGGCCTGCCACCGATTGTGGGTCCCGATGAGCGCGGACGCAAGCAACACATCTGCCACATTCCGGGCTGCGAGCGGCTGTATGGTAAGGCGTCGCATCTGAAGACCCACCTGCGTTGGCACACCGGCGAACGGCCATTCCTGTGCCTCACGTGCGGCAAGCGTTTCTCCCGCTCGGATGAACTGCAGCGGCATGGACGTACGCACACCAATTACCGCCCGTATGCCTGCCCCATTTGCTCGAAGAAATTCTCGCGCAGCGATCACCTCAGCAAGCACAAGAAGACCCATTTCAAGGACAAGAAGAGCAAGAAGGCACTGGCCGCCGAGGCCAAGGAGCAGGCGGCGGCAGCGATAAAGCTGGAGAAGAAGGAGAAAAAGACGGGCAAACCGTTGACGCCGCCCGTGGAATTCAAACAGGAGCAGCCGGATACGACACCGCTGGTCAACTATGCGCCCTATGCGAATCTCTACCAGCATGCCACATCAGCGGGCTCGACGAGTGTGAatccaccaccgccaccgccgccactCTTCCAGCAGcagatgatgacgacgacaacaacggcggcggcggagcagccgtggagcagcagcagcagcggcagcggcagcagtcgTGCCATACAACCAGCCACTACCTCAGCCAGTTCATCCACATCCTCCAGTGCCAGTTCGCCAGCGGCAGCGGTCGTTTCTGCCATCGGTACGGCATCCTCACCAGCCGCATCCGCCACGGCGCTGGCCCAGCATCATTATGCCGCACTGGCCATGCAAAGTGAGTCGCAGCTGGCGGCGGAATATGGGCTAACCATGAGCGGATTGGCCAGCGGCGCTAGCCAGGATTCCAGCTCCAGTTGCCACATGAAGACCGAGTATGCGGCCAGTTATCCGGCTGATTTTGGTGCGGGCACAGCCAGTTACGGCtatccgcatccgcattcACACCCGCACCATCATCACAATGCGTGGGCAGCGGCCTATCATCCGCATGCCACCGCCTAG
- the LOC6525942 gene encoding transcription factor btd isoform X2, whose translation MIDAACNYLNPYAHQQHQAQQQQQQQQQQQHAQQQQHHLHMQQAQHHLHLSHQQAQQQHMQHLTQQQQQQQQQQQQQQQQQQQQQQQQPQQQQHDFLSAAALLSAPPSLSGSSSGSSSGSSPLYGKPPMKLELPYPQASSTGTASPNSSIQSAPSSASVSPSIFPSPAQSFASISASPSTPTTTLAPPTAAGAGALAGSPTSSSPSSSAASAAAAAAAAAAAAADLGAAAVASAAYGWNTAYSGLGPPSQFPYAQYASDYYGNAVGMSSSAAWFSHQERLYQPWSSQSYPGFNFDDIAFQTQLQRRSVRCTCPNCTNEMSGLPPIVGPDERGRKQHICHIPGCERLYGKASHLKTHLRWHTGERPFLCLTCGKRFSRSDELQRHGRTHTNYRPYACPICSKKFSRSDHLSKHKKTHFKDKKSKKALAAEAKEQAAAAIKLEKKEKKTGKPLTPPVEFKQEQPDTTPLVNYAPYANLYQHATSAGSTSVNPPPPPPPLFQQQMMTTTTTAAAEQPWSSSSSGSGSSRAIQPATTSASSSTSSSASSPAAAVVSAIGTASSPAASATALAQHHYAALAMQSESQLAAEYGLTMSGLASGASQDSSSSCHMKTEYAASYPADFGAGTASYGYPHPHSHPHHHHNAWAAAYHPHATA comes from the exons ATGATCGATGCGGCGTGCAATTATTTGAATCCCTATGCGCATCAACAGCAtcaggcgcagcagcagcaacagcaacagcagcagcagcaacacgcgcaacagcagcaacatcatctgCACATGCAGCAGGCGCAACATCATTTGCACTTGTCGCATCAGCaggcgcaacagcagcacatGCAACACTTgacccagcagcaacagcaacagcaacaacagcagcagcagcaacaacagcaacagcagcaacaacagcaacaacagccgcaacagcagcaacatgacTTCCTCAGCGCCGCCGCCCTGCTGTCCGCCCCCCCATCCCTCTCCGGCTCGAGTTCCGGCTCCAGTTCGGGCAGCTCTCCGCTGTACGGAAAGCCGCCAATGAAGCTGGAACTGCCGTATCCACAAGCCTCCTCCACGGGCACCGCATCGCCCAACTCCAGCATCCAATCGGCGCCATCATCGGCCTCCGTATCGCCCAGCATCTTCCCATCGCCCGCCCAGTCATTCGCCTCCATTTCGGCCAGTCCATccacgcccaccaccacccTGGCGCCACCCACAGCGGCGGGTGCGGGTGCCCTAGCGGGATCACCCACATCCTCGTCCCCATCCTCGTCAgcggcatcagcagcagcggcggccgcagcagcggcagctgcagcagcggaCCTTGGGGCAGCGGCGGTCGCCAGTGCCGCCTACGGCTGGAATACCGCCTACTCCGGATTGGGGCCACCAAG TCAGTTCCCATATGCACAGTACGCCTCCGATTACTATGGCAATGCGGTGGGCATGTCCTCCTCGGCCGCATGGTTCTCGCACCAGGAGCGCCTCTATCAGCCATGGAGTTCACAGAGTTATCCGGGCTTCAATTTCGATGACATCGCCTTCCAAACGCAATTGCAACGCCGCTCCGTACGCTGCACGTGCCCCAATTGCACCAACGAGATGAGCGGCCTGCCACCGATTGTGGGTCCCGATGAGCGCGGACGCAAGCAACACATCTGCCACATTCCGGGCTGCGAGCGGCTGTATGGTAAGGCGTCGCATCTGAAGACCCACCTGCGTTGGCACACCGGCGAACGGCCATTCCTGTGCCTCACGTGCGGCAAGCGTTTCTCCCGCTCGGATGAACTGCAGCGGCATGGACGTACGCACACCAATTACCGCCCGTATGCCTGCCCCATTTGCTCGAAGAAATTCTCGCGCAGCGATCACCTCAGCAAGCACAAGAAGACCCATTTCAAGGACAAGAAGAGCAAGAAGGCACTGGCCGCCGAGGCCAAGGAGCAGGCGGCGGCAGCGATAAAGCTGGAGAAGAAGGAGAAAAAGACGGGCAAACCGTTGACGCCGCCCGTGGAATTCAAACAGGAGCAGCCGGATACGACACCGCTGGTCAACTATGCGCCCTATGCGAATCTCTACCAGCATGCCACATCAGCGGGCTCGACGAGTGTGAatccaccaccgccaccgccgccactCTTCCAGCAGcagatgatgacgacgacaacaacggcggcggcggagcagccgtggagcagcagcagcagcggcagcggcagcagtcgTGCCATACAACCAGCCACTACCTCAGCCAGTTCATCCACATCCTCCAGTGCCAGTTCGCCAGCGGCAGCGGTCGTTTCTGCCATCGGTACGGCATCCTCACCAGCCGCATCCGCCACGGCGCTGGCCCAGCATCATTATGCCGCACTGGCCATGCAAAGTGAGTCGCAGCTGGCGGCGGAATATGGGCTAACCATGAGCGGATTGGCCAGCGGCGCTAGCCAGGATTCCAGCTCCAGTTGCCACATGAAGACCGAGTATGCGGCCAGTTATCCGGCTGATTTTGGTGCGGGCACAGCCAGTTACGGCtatccgcatccgcattcACACCCGCACCATCATCACAATGCGTGGGCAGCGGCCTATCATCCGCATGCCACCGCCTAG